The following proteins are co-located in the Cupriavidus pauculus genome:
- a CDS encoding NAD(P)/FAD-dependent oxidoreductase, with protein sequence MTITRRDFLNGTALTIAAGMAPARLLAANAPAGPYPPALTGLRGNHAGTFTLAHSLAREGASYPGVLAKEAYDLVVVGGGISGLAAAWFYQRRFGAGRRILILDNHDDFGGHAKRNEFTVRGRRLVTYGGSAGMPPSASDNAAVQALLAGLGIAPGALARAVPGDDYARRGLGRAVFFDAEHFGRDQWLAADPFGTLIDARLRGGPPSLDGLGDFLARAPLPAADRQALLRLAQGQVDYLAGMPAEARRGYLSTTRYAAFLRDKAGLGLAGLRFLRARSQDAYALDADGISVAQAIAIGLPAGAGMPAPVLDARLGQSAASRLWFADGNATLARALVARLVPGAMPGGAGAPLQDARFDYGKLDVEGKPVRIRLNSTAIAIEPDVRITRVTYGWQGNLQRVEAQHVVVAGYGMMVPFILPTLPVAARTALRAAVKAPLIYTKVALDNWRAFDALKAWRIHAPTMAYSDIWLESPSGQRDDPVVLHMAYVPTVPDSGMPARDRFRAGRALLLGTPFDVLERDIRQQLDRMLGPGGFQSARDIRGLTVNRWAHGYSYMPSTLAPDDAGLQAALAQAGQGVGNVRIAGADVAGSPSVTAAIEQAQRAVLALPEGS encoded by the coding sequence ATGACCATCACCCGCAGAGACTTCCTCAACGGCACGGCCCTGACGATTGCGGCCGGCATGGCGCCGGCCCGGCTGCTGGCCGCGAACGCGCCTGCCGGGCCGTATCCGCCGGCGCTGACCGGGCTGCGCGGCAACCATGCCGGCACCTTCACGCTGGCCCACAGCCTGGCGCGCGAGGGGGCGTCCTATCCGGGCGTGCTGGCGAAAGAGGCGTATGACCTGGTGGTGGTGGGCGGCGGGATCAGCGGGCTGGCGGCGGCATGGTTCTACCAGCGGCGTTTCGGGGCCGGCCGGCGCATCCTGATCCTCGACAATCACGACGATTTCGGCGGCCATGCCAAGCGCAACGAGTTCACGGTCCGTGGCCGGCGGCTCGTCACGTACGGCGGCAGCGCGGGGATGCCGCCGTCAGCCAGCGACAACGCGGCCGTGCAGGCGCTGCTGGCCGGGCTGGGCATCGCACCCGGCGCACTGGCCCGGGCGGTACCGGGCGACGACTACGCGCGGCGCGGGCTGGGGCGGGCGGTGTTTTTCGATGCCGAGCACTTCGGGCGCGACCAGTGGCTGGCGGCCGACCCGTTCGGCACGCTGATCGACGCCCGGCTGCGGGGCGGGCCGCCATCGCTGGACGGATTGGGAGATTTCCTGGCGCGGGCGCCGTTGCCGGCCGCGGACCGGCAGGCGCTGCTGCGGCTGGCGCAGGGGCAGGTCGACTATCTGGCGGGGATGCCGGCCGAAGCGCGCCGCGGCTATCTGTCGACCACGCGCTACGCCGCGTTCCTGCGCGACAAGGCCGGGCTGGGGCTGGCCGGGTTGCGCTTCCTGCGCGCCCGCAGCCAGGACGCCTACGCGCTCGATGCCGACGGCATCAGCGTCGCCCAGGCCATCGCCATCGGACTGCCGGCGGGCGCGGGCATGCCAGCCCCGGTGCTCGACGCCCGTCTAGGCCAGTCGGCCGCGTCGCGGCTGTGGTTTGCCGATGGCAACGCCACGCTGGCCCGCGCGCTGGTGGCCCGGCTTGTGCCGGGGGCCATGCCGGGTGGCGCCGGCGCGCCGCTGCAGGACGCCCGGTTCGACTACGGCAAGCTCGATGTGGAAGGCAAGCCGGTGCGAATCCGGCTCAATAGCACGGCCATCGCCATCGAGCCCGACGTGCGCATCACGCGCGTCACCTATGGCTGGCAGGGCAACCTGCAGCGCGTGGAGGCCCAGCACGTGGTCGTGGCCGGCTACGGCATGATGGTGCCGTTCATCCTGCCCACCCTGCCGGTGGCGGCCCGCACGGCTTTGCGCGCGGCGGTCAAGGCACCTTTGATCTACACCAAGGTGGCACTCGACAACTGGCGGGCGTTCGACGCGCTGAAGGCGTGGCGCATCCACGCGCCGACCATGGCGTATTCGGACATCTGGCTGGAATCCCCGTCAGGTCAGCGCGACGACCCCGTGGTGCTGCACATGGCCTATGTGCCGACGGTGCCGGACAGCGGGATGCCCGCGCGCGACCGCTTCCGCGCGGGCCGCGCCCTGCTGCTGGGCACGCCTTTCGATGTGCTGGAGCGGGATATCCGGCAGCAACTGGACCGCATGCTGGGCCCCGGCGGCTTCCAGTCCGCCCGCGATATCCGCGGCCTGACCGTCAATCGCTGGGCGCACGGCTACAGCTACATGCCGTCGACGCTGGCGCCCGACGATGCCGGGCTTCAGGCGGCGCTGGCGCAGGCCGGGCAGGGCGTGGGCAACGTCCGTATCGCGGGTGCCGACGTGGCCGGCAGCCCGTCGGTAACCGCCGCGATCGAGCAGGCCCAGCGCGCGGTGCTGGCCTTGCCGGAGGGAAGCTGA
- a CDS encoding MarR family winged helix-turn-helix transcriptional regulator, which yields MKHYTPDNFQLTQSIGFHLNKARNSLLVEMDSALRPLDINGQQMGILLSLTRGMASTPFEISKLLGIDSGLMTRMLDKLEEKGLLERSRSIDDRRVVNLTLTPKGRTIASEIPTIAPEVLNHRLQGFTVEEFEEFHRLLQKFVTGN from the coding sequence GTGAAGCACTACACACCAGACAATTTCCAGCTCACCCAGAGCATCGGCTTTCATCTGAACAAGGCACGCAACAGCCTGCTCGTGGAAATGGATTCGGCGCTGCGTCCGCTCGACATCAACGGCCAACAGATGGGAATTCTCCTATCACTGACGCGCGGCATGGCCAGTACGCCATTCGAAATCAGCAAACTGCTCGGCATCGACAGCGGGCTGATGACACGGATGCTGGACAAGCTTGAGGAAAAGGGTCTGCTGGAACGCAGCCGCAGTATCGACGACCGGCGCGTCGTGAATCTCACGCTCACCCCGAAAGGTCGGACCATCGCGTCGGAAATCCCCACTATTGCACCGGAGGTGCTCAATCACCGGCTACAGGGATTTACCGTTGAGGAATTCGAGGAGTTCCACCGGCTGCTGCAGAAGTTCGTGACTGGCAATTGA
- a CDS encoding BamA/TamA family outer membrane protein — MKPRRAVPLALATTLALSAGPALAVPETAESTAPVPASAPKLSFFDPEDGMLDLSDFLLHHKGALPVPAIITEPAVGYGLGLGLAFFSESMAEAAQHARESGKGPAPPNITAIGGAYTENGTWAAGAAHFHTWGGDRIRYLGAVGKVNANLEYFGLQNQPRAYALDGFALVQQLLFRLGDSHWYVGPRYVYADTSATFKFGASTGELGPLEKDQRIGKGGLVIDYDSRDNIFFPNKGSYAEIEAQFARGGLGSTQSFNMYNARGFTWLPLARAWILGLRADTKFSTGEVPFYAQPYVDLRGVQKGRYQDRNALAAEVELRWDVTPRWSVLAFTGTGKAYGRWHDFADASTVVSVGGGFRYMIARKLGLSMGVDVAHSRDQNAFYIQVGSAWK, encoded by the coding sequence ATGAAACCGCGCCGGGCCGTTCCGCTCGCACTGGCCACGACGCTGGCGCTGTCGGCAGGGCCGGCCCTGGCCGTGCCGGAGACGGCCGAATCGACCGCCCCGGTGCCGGCGTCGGCCCCCAAGCTGTCGTTCTTCGATCCGGAAGACGGCATGCTCGACCTGAGCGATTTCCTGCTCCATCACAAGGGCGCCTTGCCGGTGCCGGCCATCATCACCGAGCCGGCGGTCGGCTATGGCCTGGGCCTGGGGCTGGCATTCTTCTCGGAATCGATGGCCGAGGCCGCCCAGCATGCCCGCGAATCGGGCAAGGGGCCGGCGCCGCCCAACATCACGGCCATCGGCGGCGCCTATACCGAAAACGGCACCTGGGCCGCCGGCGCCGCGCACTTCCACACCTGGGGCGGCGACCGGATCCGCTACCTGGGCGCGGTCGGCAAGGTCAACGCCAACCTCGAATACTTTGGGCTGCAGAACCAGCCGCGCGCCTACGCGCTGGACGGCTTTGCGCTGGTCCAGCAACTGCTGTTCCGCCTGGGCGATTCGCACTGGTACGTCGGCCCGCGCTACGTCTATGCCGATACGTCGGCGACGTTCAAGTTCGGCGCCAGCACCGGCGAGCTGGGGCCGCTGGAAAAGGACCAGCGCATCGGCAAGGGCGGGCTGGTCATCGACTACGACTCGCGCGACAACATCTTCTTTCCGAACAAGGGCAGCTACGCCGAGATCGAGGCGCAGTTCGCGCGCGGCGGGCTGGGCAGCACGCAAAGCTTCAACATGTACAACGCGCGCGGCTTCACGTGGCTGCCGCTGGCGCGCGCGTGGATCCTGGGGCTGCGCGCGGACACGAAGTTCTCAACCGGCGAGGTGCCGTTCTACGCCCAGCCGTACGTCGACCTGCGCGGCGTGCAAAAGGGCCGCTACCAGGACCGCAACGCGCTGGCCGCCGAGGTGGAGCTGCGCTGGGACGTCACGCCGCGCTGGTCGGTGCTGGCGTTCACCGGCACCGGCAAGGCGTACGGCCGCTGGCACGACTTTGCCGATGCCAGCACGGTCGTCAGCGTCGGCGGCGGCTTCCGGTACATGATCGCGCGCAAGCTGGGCCTGTCGATGGGCGTCGACGTGGCCCACAGCCGCGACCAGAACGCGTTCTACATCCAGGTCGGCAGCGCCTGGAAATAG
- a CDS encoding AraC family transcriptional regulator: protein MDSLSELVRLLAPSGTVDLHCRVAGAWSAHNAQAAPGHVPYHAILDGQADVAMGAETLRVAAGDVLLFPHGAAHTLSGLHGGKSRPAESRHFNGVVTEVTVPGAAAPLDILCGTFVLGSAADVLLRTLPEMLCVQTARGGEAGLGWLRGLIGMMHVEADAPGPGSAAIIADLSTALFTVLLRTLIARGAVSRGVLALMADARLARAVDAVVRHPEQPWTVDSLAEVCNVSRATLARRFAQVGITPLELVTTLRMERAARLLRKDGLSAAAVAEQCGYASQAAFGRVFAQHFGVGPGAYRRQQRALRSAAADGDAPAQAA, encoded by the coding sequence ATGGATAGCCTTAGCGAACTGGTGCGCCTGCTGGCGCCGTCCGGCACGGTGGACCTGCATTGCCGCGTGGCCGGCGCGTGGTCGGCCCACAATGCGCAGGCCGCGCCGGGGCATGTGCCGTACCACGCCATCCTGGACGGCCAGGCCGACGTGGCGATGGGCGCCGAGACGCTGCGCGTGGCCGCCGGCGACGTGCTGCTGTTCCCGCACGGCGCGGCCCATACGCTGTCGGGCCTGCATGGCGGCAAGTCGCGCCCGGCCGAATCGCGCCATTTCAACGGCGTGGTGACCGAGGTGACCGTGCCCGGCGCCGCCGCGCCGCTGGACATCCTCTGCGGCACCTTTGTGCTCGGCAGCGCGGCCGACGTGCTGCTGCGCACGCTGCCGGAGATGCTGTGCGTGCAGACCGCGCGCGGCGGCGAGGCTGGCCTGGGCTGGCTGCGAGGGCTGATCGGCATGATGCATGTGGAAGCGGACGCGCCGGGGCCGGGCAGCGCGGCGATCATCGCGGACCTGTCCACCGCGTTGTTCACGGTGCTGCTGCGCACGCTGATCGCCCGCGGCGCGGTCTCGCGCGGCGTGCTGGCGCTGATGGCCGACGCGCGGCTGGCCCGGGCCGTGGACGCCGTGGTGCGGCATCCCGAGCAGCCGTGGACGGTGGACAGCCTGGCGGAGGTCTGCAACGTGTCGCGCGCCACGCTGGCCCGCCGCTTCGCGCAAGTCGGCATTACGCCGCTCGAACTGGTGACCACGCTGCGCATGGAGCGCGCCGCCCGGCTGCTGCGCAAGGACGGCCTGTCGGCGGCGGCCGTGGCCGAGCAGTGCGGCTACGCCTCGCAGGCCGCGTTCGGGCGCGTGTTTGCGCAGCATTTCGGCGTCGGCCCCGGTGCCTACCGCCGCCAGCAGCGCGCGCTGCGCAGCGCGGCGGCCGACGGCGACGCCCCGGCCCAGGCCGCGTAG
- a CDS encoding Ku protein, with the protein MAARSIASLSISFGLVSIPVKVYSATESKAAVGFNLLHKGCGSRLRQQYICLKEDVVVERADMVKGYEFEKDRYVTFTPDELKALEDAAEQTIDIVSFMPVGAIDPIYYDKAYYLGPDKRGAKPYNLLAEAMRETGTCALAKWAWKGKQYMVQIRVGNDGLILQQLLYADEVRDMADLHVERTEVAPAELKLAQQLIEQNAVDGYDASAYVDEEKARILEQIDKKIAGKKITVAAETPAPSGGEVIDLMEALRKSIGANKRQPAAQAPAKSTGKAAAKAAAPAEAPARKTARRAAAAPAETPKRAARK; encoded by the coding sequence ATGGCCGCACGTTCCATTGCCTCGCTATCCATCAGCTTCGGGCTGGTTTCCATCCCGGTGAAGGTCTATTCGGCCACCGAGAGCAAGGCCGCCGTCGGCTTCAACCTGCTGCACAAGGGCTGCGGCTCGCGGCTGCGCCAGCAGTACATCTGCCTCAAGGAAGACGTGGTGGTCGAGCGCGCCGACATGGTCAAGGGCTACGAATTCGAGAAAGACCGCTATGTGACCTTCACGCCCGATGAACTCAAGGCGCTGGAAGATGCCGCCGAGCAGACCATCGACATCGTGTCGTTCATGCCCGTGGGCGCCATCGACCCGATCTACTACGACAAGGCGTACTACCTGGGCCCCGACAAGCGCGGCGCCAAGCCCTACAACCTGCTGGCCGAGGCCATGCGCGAGACCGGCACCTGCGCGCTGGCCAAGTGGGCGTGGAAGGGCAAGCAGTACATGGTGCAGATCCGCGTGGGCAATGACGGGTTGATCCTGCAGCAACTGCTGTACGCCGACGAGGTCCGCGACATGGCCGACCTGCACGTCGAGCGGACCGAAGTGGCGCCGGCCGAACTCAAGCTTGCGCAGCAGTTGATCGAGCAGAACGCCGTGGATGGCTACGATGCCAGCGCCTATGTGGACGAGGAAAAGGCGCGCATCCTGGAGCAGATCGACAAGAAGATCGCCGGCAAGAAAATCACCGTGGCGGCCGAGACGCCCGCGCCGTCCGGCGGCGAGGTGATCGACCTGATGGAAGCGCTGCGCAAGAGCATCGGCGCCAACAAGCGCCAGCCGGCCGCGCAGGCGCCGGCCAAATCCACCGGCAAGGCCGCCGCCAAGGCTGCGGCGCCGGCCGAGGCCCCGGCCCGCAAGACCGCCCGCCGCGCGGCCGCAGCCCCCGCCGAGACCCCCAAGCGGGCGGCGCGCAAGTAG
- a CDS encoding tetratricopeptide repeat protein, whose product MQAYSMRDVQALLGISRTVITALIAAGVIAPRRGARREYRFSFQDVVLLRTAQSLREAGIPTRHVTRSLRRLQGLGEGRPPTGLRVTAVGGDVAVQDRRGRWHVDSGQFVLDFDDAPGHDAAEVVDLRRRPAPDPIAASHPDDPVAWFDRGVALEPVSLGEAEAAYRTAVAQAPDFLDAWLNLGCLLCDQGRLAEAIAQYRQALSYLPRQPLIHFNLGVALEDAGSMREALQSYHACIALAPDFADAHYNAARLHEALGDPHRAIRHYNQYRKLEPVL is encoded by the coding sequence ATGCAAGCGTATTCGATGCGGGATGTCCAGGCGTTGCTGGGCATCTCGCGCACCGTCATCACCGCGCTGATCGCCGCCGGCGTGATCGCGCCCCGGCGCGGCGCGCGGCGCGAGTACCGTTTCAGCTTCCAGGACGTGGTGCTGCTGCGCACCGCGCAGTCGCTGCGCGAGGCAGGCATCCCCACGCGCCACGTCACGCGGTCCCTGCGCCGCCTGCAGGGCCTGGGCGAGGGCCGCCCGCCCACCGGCCTGCGCGTGACGGCCGTGGGCGGCGACGTGGCCGTGCAGGACCGGCGCGGGCGCTGGCATGTCGATTCGGGCCAGTTCGTGCTCGATTTCGATGACGCGCCCGGCCACGACGCCGCCGAGGTGGTGGACCTGCGCCGCCGGCCCGCGCCCGACCCCATCGCTGCCAGCCACCCCGACGATCCGGTCGCGTGGTTCGATCGCGGCGTCGCGCTGGAGCCCGTGTCGCTGGGTGAAGCCGAAGCCGCGTACCGCACGGCCGTGGCCCAGGCGCCCGATTTCCTCGATGCGTGGCTCAATCTCGGCTGCCTGCTGTGCGACCAGGGGCGGCTGGCCGAGGCCATCGCGCAGTACCGCCAAGCCCTTAGTTATCTGCCTCGCCAGCCGTTAATTCATTTCAACCTGGGCGTGGCACTGGAGGATGCCGGTTCGATGCGCGAGGCGTTGCAGAGCTACCACGCCTGCATCGCGCTGGCGCCCGACTTTGCCGATGCCCACTACAACGCCGCGCGGCTGCACGAAGCGCTCGGCGACCCGCATCGTGCCATCCGGCACTACAACCAGTATCGCAAGCTCGAACCCGTGTTGTAG
- a CDS encoding EAL domain-containing protein, protein MASNFWSERFGGWHVSPMTLLVWIFTCLCFVAVAVALGRRQVDRIVTQREVGIGTEIVAALDRMVETAGTQGRQHAAKLAGQPCGQIEQPLGTAQSFIPYIRAVGIAERGVIYCSSTRGAVSVPLDYYFRDLDTGTPQRLMLVQGTPFRTYAPALAMFLQQPGQPGSGTFLLIDGRYVTDTLSHGLAFGASEVVLSVGQASIYHDGTFLAAPVKVAGGGVTSRSTAWPMQVHVAASADYVTTVRRKYDLLYGAIGLLGGLLAVALFLLVAAPRRLLMQAVRQSLRRGDFHVAYQPIVEVGSRRWIGAEALLRWQHPRWGSIPPGSYIETIESTPLIDDITHFVLRRVVEDMNRYGPLAPLHMAVNAAPLNLRRRTFLHDLDALQRAMPDGSGLVLEITERHLLGDSGATREAFDRLHESGIRLAVDDFGTRNSNLDLIRSLPFDYLKIDRQFTQDVDANARALLRSIVSMAHHFHLVVIAEGIETEAQHALIAEAGVDWAQGYLYQRPAPPASILARRGIWVNEQSGAEAAEAPAAV, encoded by the coding sequence TTGGCTTCGAATTTCTGGAGCGAGCGTTTTGGCGGCTGGCATGTGTCGCCGATGACGCTGCTGGTGTGGATCTTCACGTGCCTGTGCTTCGTCGCGGTGGCCGTGGCGCTGGGCAGGCGGCAGGTGGACCGCATTGTCACGCAGCGCGAGGTGGGCATCGGCACCGAGATCGTGGCGGCGCTGGACCGCATGGTCGAGACCGCCGGCACGCAGGGCCGCCAGCACGCCGCCAAGCTGGCGGGCCAGCCGTGCGGCCAGATCGAGCAGCCGCTGGGCACCGCGCAGAGCTTCATCCCGTACATCCGCGCGGTCGGCATCGCCGAACGCGGGGTGATCTATTGCTCGTCCACGCGCGGCGCGGTCAGCGTGCCGCTGGACTACTACTTCCGCGACCTCGATACCGGCACGCCCCAGCGGCTGATGCTGGTGCAGGGCACCCCGTTCCGCACGTACGCGCCGGCGCTGGCAATGTTCCTGCAGCAGCCGGGGCAGCCCGGCAGCGGCACCTTCCTGCTGATCGACGGGCGCTACGTGACCGATACGCTGTCGCACGGCCTGGCCTTCGGGGCGTCGGAAGTCGTGCTCAGCGTGGGGCAGGCGTCGATCTATCACGATGGGACATTTCTGGCGGCGCCGGTCAAGGTGGCCGGCGGCGGCGTGACGTCGCGCTCCACGGCGTGGCCGATGCAGGTGCACGTGGCCGCGTCGGCCGACTACGTGACCACGGTGCGCCGCAAGTACGATCTGCTGTACGGCGCCATTGGCCTGCTGGGCGGGCTGCTGGCGGTGGCGCTGTTCCTGCTGGTGGCCGCGCCGCGCCGGCTGCTGATGCAGGCGGTGCGCCAGTCGCTGCGGCGCGGGGATTTCCATGTGGCGTACCAGCCCATCGTCGAGGTGGGTTCCCGGCGCTGGATCGGCGCCGAGGCGCTGCTGCGCTGGCAGCATCCGCGCTGGGGCAGCATTCCGCCGGGGTCGTACATCGAGACCATCGAGTCCACGCCACTGATCGACGACATCACGCATTTCGTGCTGCGCCGCGTGGTGGAAGACATGAACCGCTACGGCCCGCTGGCGCCGCTGCACATGGCCGTCAACGCCGCGCCGCTGAACCTGCGCCGCCGCACCTTCCTGCACGACCTGGACGCGCTGCAGCGCGCCATGCCGGACGGCTCCGGGCTGGTGCTGGAGATTACCGAGCGCCACCTGCTGGGCGACAGCGGCGCCACGCGCGAGGCATTCGACCGGCTGCACGAATCGGGCATCCGGCTGGCCGTGGACGACTTCGGCACGCGCAACAGCAACCTCGACCTGATCCGCAGCCTGCCGTTCGACTATCTGAAGATCGACCGCCAATTCACGCAGGACGTGGACGCCAACGCCCGCGCGTTGCTGCGCAGCATCGTCAGCATGGCGCACCATTTCCATCTGGTGGTGATTGCGGAGGGGATTGAGACCGAGGCCCAGCACGCACTGATTGCCGAGGCCGGCGTGGACTGGGCGCAGGGCTACCTGTACCAGCGCCCGGCGCCGCCGGCCAGCATCCTGGCGCGGCGTGGCATCTGGGTCAACGAACAGTCCGGTGCCGAAGCGGCCGAGGCGCCCGCGGCGGTGTAG
- a CDS encoding Nramp family divalent metal transporter, with amino-acid sequence MPPPTDSAALPAAPPARRSRVAFLGAGALVAVGYMDPGNWATAIAGGAKYGYSLLTVVALSSLVAMLLQWIAARVGVVTGRDLAQLCRERFPRRVTLGLWVASEIAIIACDVAEVVGSAVALQLLFHVKLWVGVLIAAVVTIVMLAVQRYGQRTMEAMVAGLILMVALCFVAQLAMAQPEWAAVLGGMAPSADLVRDAGMLWLAAGIVGATVMPHNLYLHSSLVRRFTPPPGTRTARRRTFVEVLGGMNLDTFGSLGFAFLINAALLILAASVFHANGLTDVEDLADAHRLLAPLLHSDLASLLFAVALLACGLNSTLTGTLAGQAVMEGFLDLKMSRMRRALLTRAVAIVPALAAVWVFGEHGSASLLVASQVVLSLTLPLAVVPLILFGADRRLMGAWRVRGVPLVLAAASALLIILLNGALLWQTAMA; translated from the coding sequence ATGCCCCCGCCCACCGATTCCGCCGCCCTGCCCGCCGCGCCACCCGCGCGGCGGTCGCGTGTTGCCTTCCTGGGGGCGGGCGCGCTGGTGGCCGTCGGCTACATGGACCCCGGCAACTGGGCCACGGCCATCGCCGGGGGCGCCAAGTACGGGTACAGCCTGCTGACCGTCGTCGCGCTGTCCAGTCTCGTGGCGATGCTGCTGCAATGGATTGCCGCGCGCGTCGGCGTGGTTACCGGGCGCGACCTGGCGCAACTGTGCCGCGAACGGTTTCCGCGCCGCGTGACGCTGGGGCTCTGGGTGGCCAGCGAGATCGCGATCATCGCCTGCGACGTGGCCGAGGTGGTCGGCAGCGCCGTGGCGCTCCAGCTGCTGTTCCACGTCAAGCTCTGGGTCGGCGTGCTGATTGCCGCCGTCGTCACCATCGTCATGCTGGCGGTGCAGCGCTACGGCCAGCGCACCATGGAGGCCATGGTGGCCGGGCTGATCCTGATGGTGGCCCTGTGCTTCGTCGCCCAACTGGCCATGGCGCAGCCCGAATGGGCCGCCGTGCTGGGCGGCATGGCGCCGTCGGCCGATCTGGTGCGCGACGCCGGCATGCTCTGGCTGGCCGCCGGCATCGTCGGCGCCACAGTCATGCCGCACAACCTCTATCTGCATTCGTCGCTGGTGCGCCGCTTCACGCCGCCGCCCGGCACCCGCACCGCGCGCCGCCGCACGTTCGTCGAAGTGCTCGGCGGCATGAACCTCGACACCTTCGGATCGCTCGGTTTCGCGTTCCTGATCAACGCCGCGCTGCTGATCCTGGCCGCTTCGGTGTTCCACGCCAACGGCCTGACCGACGTGGAAGACCTGGCCGACGCGCACCGCCTGCTGGCTCCGCTGCTGCATTCGGACCTGGCCAGCCTGCTGTTCGCCGTGGCGCTGCTGGCCTGCGGGCTCAATTCCACGCTGACTGGCACGCTGGCCGGGCAGGCCGTGATGGAAGGCTTCCTGGACCTGAAGATGTCGCGCATGCGCCGCGCGCTGCTGACGCGGGCCGTGGCCATCGTGCCGGCGCTGGCGGCGGTGTGGGTGTTCGGCGAGCACGGCTCGGCCAGCCTGCTCGTGGCCAGCCAGGTGGTGCTGAGCCTGACGCTGCCGCTGGCCGTGGTGCCGCTGATCCTGTTCGGCGCCGACCGCCGCCTGATGGGCGCCTGGCGCGTGCGCGGCGTACCGCTGGTGCTGGCCGCCGCGTCGGCGCTGCTGATCATCCTGCTCAATGGCGCGCTGCTGTGGCAGACGGCCATGGCCTGA
- a CDS encoding FmdB family zinc ribbon protein translates to MPTYDYRCGTCGDFSELRPMARRDEPAVCPGCGGVAARALVAAPGLAGGSADAGAASHGAACACCGPVKLAGRAGGGGWSR, encoded by the coding sequence ATGCCGACCTACGACTACCGATGCGGTACCTGCGGAGATTTCTCCGAATTGCGGCCGATGGCCCGCCGCGACGAGCCGGCCGTCTGCCCCGGCTGCGGCGGCGTGGCGGCGCGGGCGCTGGTAGCGGCGCCGGGGCTGGCCGGTGGCTCGGCCGACGCCGGCGCGGCCAGCCACGGCGCGGCGTGCGCGTGCTGCGGGCCGGTCAAGCTCGCAGGACGCGCGGGCGGCGGCGGATGGAGCCGCTAG
- a CDS encoding MarR family winged helix-turn-helix transcriptional regulator translates to MEKNLEKRFGFLVADVGRLSGKRFDDLSRASLDLTRAQYRAMAYLSFHGEMNQAALADLMEVAPISAGRLLDRMEEGGWIARRPNPDDRRERMVRLTEKADLALDAARDVGDVVTAQALGGFSETEIEQFLEFLQRARGNLLKG, encoded by the coding sequence ATGGAAAAGAACCTTGAAAAGCGCTTCGGCTTTCTGGTAGCGGACGTGGGCCGGCTGTCGGGCAAGCGCTTCGACGACCTGTCGCGCGCGTCGCTGGACCTGACGCGGGCCCAGTATCGCGCCATGGCCTACCTGTCGTTCCACGGCGAGATGAACCAGGCCGCGCTGGCGGACCTGATGGAAGTGGCGCCGATTTCCGCCGGCCGCCTGCTGGACCGCATGGAAGAGGGCGGCTGGATCGCCCGCCGCCCGAACCCCGACGACCGCCGCGAACGCATGGTCCGCCTGACGGAGAAAGCCGACCTGGCCCTGGACGCCGCAAGGGACGTGGGCGACGTGGTCACGGCGCAGGCGCTGGGCGGATTCTCCGAGACGGAGATCGAGCAGTTCCTGGAGTTCCTGCAGCGCGCGCGGGGGAATTTGCTGAAGGGGTAG